In one Gopherus evgoodei ecotype Sinaloan lineage chromosome 1, rGopEvg1_v1.p, whole genome shotgun sequence genomic region, the following are encoded:
- the C1H3orf52 gene encoding TPA-induced transmembrane protein — translation MNGSVPEPECQAIELQGGRELEEENEVDHNKPLNPEASITNKGRAYYWKSCGDTIFWKCKLWMVISSVFLGLLLVIIISLILYSEVYVDEDEYWDPESVSSGNYRNFSGRLQVKCVAQSNYSEDLTKRLIDVYSSSPALGRYFITAQVDSFSYENATAFYQLVFSLPPVADEIMKYTMSEEFVLNVLRQNIYDQEDTYDQEAPECTKIRLDPASLTVT, via the exons ATGAATGGTAGTGTTCCTGAACCTGAATGTCAGGCTATTGAATTACAAGGTGGGAGAGAACTTGAAGAGGAAAATGAGGTGGACCATAATAAACCTCTTAATCCTGAAGCATCCATAACAAATAAG GGGAGAGCCTACTACTGGAAGTCTTGTGGAGACACAATTTTTTGGAAATGTAAACTATGGATGGTTATATCTTCAGTTTTCCTAGGGCTCCTTCTAGTGATTATTATCAGCTTAATTCTTTATTCAG AGGTTTACGTCGATGAAGATGAATATTGGGATCCTGAATCAGTATCAAGTGGAAACTATCGCAATTTTTCTGGAAGACTACAAGTAAAGTGTGTTGCTCAATCAAATTATTCAGAAGATCTTACTAAGAGG CTAATAGATGTCTACAGTTCATCTCCAGCCCTGGGGCGCTATTTTATTACTGCTCAAGTGGATTCCTTCAG TTATGAAAATGCCACTGCATTCTACCAGCTGGTATTCTCCTTGCCACCAGTGGCTGATGAGATTATGAAGTACACGATGAGTGAAGAGTTTGTGTTGAATGTCTTGCGACAAAATATTTATGATCAGGAAGATACTTATGATCAGGAAGCACCTGAATGTACCAAGATAAGGCTTGATCCAGCTTCTCTCACAGTAACTT ag